From Vitis vinifera cultivar Pinot Noir 40024 chromosome 14, ASM3070453v1, a single genomic window includes:
- the LOC104881568 gene encoding uncharacterized protein LOC104881568 codes for MKAKYYNPYNTDEERLCHRPPHLSEDDWRWLIHFWGTPEAKDISEKNKTNRAEQVIKHTSGSKSYAQIRYEQAQKKEDQSEPNRIEMFALTHTRKDGTPVDDHSKEIMDQFQQLLSQPEGTSSSTSASSGASTYVDEIYTQVMGPERHGRV; via the exons atgaaggccAAGTATTATAACCCTTATAATACAGATGAGGAGAGATTGTGCCATCGACCTCCACACTTATCGGAAGATGATTGGAGGTGGCTCATCCACTTTTGGGGTACACCTGAGGCCAAG gatatctcagaaaaaaacaagacaaaTAGGGCAGAACAAGTGATAAAGCATACATCGGGATCAAAAAGTTATGCTCAAATTCGATATGAACAg GCACAAAAGAAGGAGGATCAAAGTGAGCCTAATAGAATTGAGATGTTTGCCCTGACACACACAAGAAAAGATGGGACGCCTGTTGATGATCATTCTAAGGAGATTATG gATCAATTTCAACAATTACTATCTCAACCTGAGGGGacatcttcttctacttctgcATCATCTGGAGCATCTACGTATGTAGATGAGATATATACTCAAGTCATGGGTCCAGAGAGGCATGGTCGTGTTTGA